The bacterium genome includes a window with the following:
- a CDS encoding tryptophanase, giving the protein MRFPVEPFRIKVVEPVRKTTREQRVRLIREAGFNVFRLPADSIYVDLLTDSGTSAMSDNQWAGIMLGDESYAGSKNYYHFADSVRSIFGFKNILPTHQGRSAEHLLFSVAVRPGDVVPNNTHFDTTRANVLHRQAVPLDLVIEEAHDPEREHPFKGNMDTEKLERLLQQKDVDQIPLIMLTITNNSVGGQPVSMENVRCVSAIAKKYQRPFFIDACRFAENCYFIQQREPGYSGRNIQEIARELFNLADGCTMSAKKDGLVNIGGFLALNNDAWAEQCANLLILLEGFPTYGGLAGRDLEAIARGLQEGVDEAYLAHRVGQVHYLGDLLDQAGIPIVKPFGGHAVFLNAKEFLPHLPREQFPGQALTCALYREAAIRATEIGGLMFGVRDPHSGQEQFPELELVRLAIPRRVYTSMHMQYVAEAIIELYRNREAIKGLRIVHQAPLLRHFTARLEEVD; this is encoded by the coding sequence ATGCGTTTTCCCGTAGAGCCTTTTCGCATCAAAGTCGTCGAGCCTGTCCGGAAAACCACGCGTGAGCAGCGCGTCCGGCTGATCCGGGAAGCCGGCTTCAATGTCTTTCGTCTGCCCGCTGACAGCATCTATGTGGACTTGCTCACCGACAGCGGCACCTCGGCCATGAGCGACAACCAATGGGCCGGGATCATGCTGGGCGATGAGTCCTATGCCGGCAGTAAAAATTATTACCATTTTGCAGATTCGGTTCGCTCGATCTTCGGCTTTAAAAATATCCTTCCTACGCATCAGGGGCGTTCAGCGGAGCATCTGTTGTTCTCCGTGGCGGTACGGCCGGGCGATGTGGTGCCCAACAACACCCACTTTGACACCACACGCGCCAACGTGCTGCACCGTCAGGCCGTGCCGTTGGATCTGGTCATCGAGGAGGCGCATGATCCTGAACGGGAACATCCATTCAAGGGCAACATGGATACGGAGAAATTGGAACGATTGCTGCAGCAGAAGGATGTTGATCAAATTCCGTTGATCATGTTGACCATCACCAACAACAGCGTCGGCGGCCAACCGGTCTCTATGGAGAACGTCCGCTGCGTCAGCGCCATCGCGAAAAAATATCAGCGGCCTTTTTTCATCGATGCCTGCCGGTTTGCGGAGAATTGTTATTTCATACAGCAGCGGGAACCCGGCTACAGCGGCCGGAACATTCAAGAGATCGCCCGCGAACTGTTCAATCTGGCCGACGGCTGCACCATGAGCGCGAAGAAGGACGGACTGGTCAACATCGGCGGATTTCTCGCCCTGAACAACGACGCCTGGGCAGAACAGTGCGCCAATCTGCTCATCCTGCTGGAAGGATTTCCGACTTATGGCGGTCTGGCCGGCCGCGATCTCGAAGCCATCGCCCGAGGTCTGCAGGAAGGAGTGGACGAAGCGTATCTGGCCCATCGCGTCGGCCAGGTTCACTATCTGGGCGACCTGCTCGACCAGGCCGGCATCCCTATCGTGAAACCTTTCGGCGGACATGCGGTGTTCCTGAACGCGAAAGAGTTTTTACCCCATTTGCCGCGCGAACAGTTCCCGGGACAGGCGCTTACCTGCGCCCTTTATCGGGAGGCCGCCATTCGCGCGACCGAGATCGGCGGCCTCATGTTCGGCGTCAGGGATCCGCACTCGGGCCAGGAACAATTCCCGGAACTGGAACTGGTCCGGCTGGCCATACCCCGCCGGGTCTACACGTCCATGCATATGCAGTATGTCGCCGAAGCGATCATTGAATTATATCGAAACCGCGAAGCCATCAAAGGATTGCGCATCGTTCATCAGGCGCCGCTATTGCGCCATTTTACCGCGCGGCTGGAGGAAGTGGATTGA
- a CDS encoding HD domain-containing protein yields the protein MQEKKLRSLIPEFDWIQEQGLRQKTVHCWLDAMNRGGWSLEDLDRLPFTLLISDCPVSFRTHVRSVTQMAAAAAKIFNEQYPRGPVLNLDWVVSGGLLHDIGKLLEYKLEDGRFFKSENGRLLRHPFSGAALAAGHDLPDAVVHIIATHAKEGDSGYRTPESIIVHHADFMNFEPLKQLG from the coding sequence ATGCAGGAGAAAAAATTGCGTTCCCTGATCCCTGAATTCGACTGGATTCAGGAGCAGGGGCTGCGGCAAAAGACGGTCCACTGCTGGCTGGACGCCATGAACCGGGGCGGCTGGAGTCTGGAAGATCTCGATCGGCTGCCGTTCACCCTGCTCATCAGCGATTGTCCGGTCTCGTTCCGCACTCATGTCCGCAGTGTGACGCAGATGGCCGCAGCGGCGGCAAAAATTTTTAATGAGCAGTATCCGCGCGGGCCTGTGCTGAATCTGGATTGGGTGGTGAGCGGCGGCCTGCTGCACGATATCGGTAAATTGCTGGAATACAAGTTGGAGGACGGCCGCTTTTTCAAGAGCGAAAACGGCCGGCTATTGCGCCATCCCTTCAGCGGCGCCGCCCTGGCGGCCGGCCACGATCTGCCTGACGCCGTCGTCCATATCATCGCTACGCACGCCAAAGAGGGCGACAGCGGCTATCGCACTCCGGAAAGCATCATCGTCCATCACGCCGATTTCATGAATTTTGAGCCGTTAAAACAACTAGGCTGA
- a CDS encoding pyridoxine 5'-phosphate synthase, with the protein MARLCLCINQVAQLRQLNRKREPDPVNVAMAAEIAGIDGIVVCWAPNRSDISDRDLHVLKEVVKTHLNLAIPLEDEMVKKAIRTLPDMVTLLPAVEDESVSLDVDANLEYIEEVAATLRANSIVVNALIAPENNQVRAAARAGMDYVQINTFPFSLVEDLGTMTEQVERIRTVALAAHKLGMGVSAGRGLSYQNIREIGSIDIIEECNVGRAIISRSLLVGIDRAVIHFKSQLIGK; encoded by the coding sequence ATGGCCAGATTATGTTTGTGCATCAATCAGGTGGCGCAATTGCGCCAGCTCAACAGAAAACGGGAGCCGGATCCGGTCAACGTAGCCATGGCCGCAGAGATCGCCGGCATCGACGGCATTGTGGTGTGCTGGGCGCCCAATCGCTCGGATATCAGCGACCGCGACCTGCATGTGCTCAAGGAGGTTGTGAAAACCCATCTCAACCTGGCCATCCCGCTGGAAGACGAAATGGTGAAAAAGGCCATTCGCACGCTGCCCGATATGGTTACGTTGCTGCCGGCGGTGGAGGATGAGTCTGTATCCCTGGATGTGGACGCCAACCTTGAATACATCGAGGAGGTGGCGGCCACGCTGCGCGCCAACAGTATCGTCGTCAATGCGTTGATTGCGCCGGAGAACAACCAGGTGCGGGCCGCGGCACGCGCGGGCATGGACTATGTGCAGATCAACACCTTTCCCTTTTCCCTGGTCGAGGATCTGGGCACCATGACCGAACAGGTGGAGCGCATCCGCACCGTGGCGCTGGCGGCGCATAAACTCGGCATGGGCGTTTCAGCCGGACGTGGGCTGTCGTATCAGAACATCCGTGAAATCGGCAGCATCGACATCATCGAAGAGTGCAACGTCGGCCGGGCGATCATCAGCCGCAGCCTGTTGGTCGGCATTGACCGCGCGGTCATCCATTTTAAATCGCAGTTGATCGGCAAGTGA
- a CDS encoding divergent polysaccharide deacetylase family protein — protein sequence MKIRLPEWPFDRLTMCIIILSISALVLGTIRIVTWRSAASPMPVEETVRPEIPTPSSAPSAVVEADPEHAAAVVEVLTQLLGEFHIRENLIRDTGSTYTATVPKQLPVIDFLSELRRRLDKVDGRLEHIKDDRARSRIDADLLVDDKLARRVTLWRRSGLRTASGKAAIIIDDFGYAYNNLVKEFLLLGCPLTISILPGLDESKRVAREAALTNRAILVHMPMEPEEGRYVDNGFTILCRHDPGTIRLRVRSALAHLPAAVGMNNHQGSKATADRAVMKTVLEELKRQNKIFIDSRTSSASVAVEVARSLRVPVAENQVFIDAEDDTEFIRSQLNIMADLAVTNGHVVAIGHLRKRTLRVLQEMIPRLQARGVEFVPITDLLP from the coding sequence ATGAAAATAAGGCTGCCGGAATGGCCTTTTGACCGGTTGACAATGTGCATCATCATTCTGTCGATCTCCGCTTTGGTTCTGGGTACGATCCGCATCGTGACCTGGCGGTCTGCCGCATCGCCGATGCCTGTTGAAGAGACAGTCCGGCCGGAAATACCGACGCCTTCTTCGGCCCCGTCCGCGGTTGTCGAAGCAGACCCTGAGCACGCAGCAGCCGTGGTGGAGGTTCTGACCCAGCTCCTCGGTGAATTTCACATTCGTGAAAATTTGATTCGAGACACGGGCAGCACCTATACGGCCACAGTGCCCAAACAGCTGCCTGTGATCGATTTTTTATCAGAGCTGCGCCGACGGTTGGACAAGGTGGATGGACGGCTGGAACACATCAAGGATGATCGGGCTCGAAGTCGGATCGATGCGGATCTGCTGGTGGATGACAAGCTGGCCCGCCGGGTCACCTTGTGGCGGCGCAGCGGATTGAGAACAGCGTCCGGCAAGGCAGCCATCATCATCGACGACTTTGGCTATGCCTACAACAACCTAGTGAAGGAATTTTTACTGCTGGGCTGTCCTCTGACCATCTCCATCCTTCCGGGTTTGGACGAGAGCAAACGGGTGGCGCGCGAAGCGGCGCTGACCAACCGCGCTATTCTGGTGCATATGCCCATGGAGCCTGAGGAGGGCAGATACGTAGACAACGGCTTCACCATCCTCTGCCGCCACGATCCCGGGACGATCCGGCTGCGCGTACGCAGCGCGCTTGCCCACCTACCCGCGGCAGTGGGCATGAACAACCATCAGGGCTCCAAGGCGACCGCAGATAGGGCGGTGATGAAAACCGTACTGGAGGAATTGAAGCGGCAGAACAAGATTTTTATCGACAGCCGGACCAGCAGCGCCAGTGTGGCAGTGGAGGTGGCCCGGTCGCTGCGCGTGCCGGTGGCGGAGAATCAGGTGTTCATCGATGCCGAGGATGATACGGAGTTTATTCGCAGCCAGTTGAATATCATGGCCGATCTGGCGGTCACCAACGGTCATGTGGTCGCCATCGGTCACCTGCGTAAACGGACGCTGCGGGTTCTGCAGGAGATGATCCCGCGGTTGCAGGCGCGGGGCGTCGAGTTTGTCCCCATCACCGATTTACTACCATAG